In a genomic window of Tripterygium wilfordii isolate XIE 37 chromosome 8, ASM1340144v1, whole genome shotgun sequence:
- the LOC120003550 gene encoding L-type lectin-domain containing receptor kinase IX.1-like, which produces MIAVNFMNSLDHNLITLFTTCSFLFLVLAPEAVASSGFNISSFDSNSPQIKTEGDASVVVGTVQLTLNLRDKGQEGSSGRATYKEAFQLWDNKSGNLSGFTTHFTFVINSLGGSIYGDGLTFFLAPYSFQFPSNLTGGGGLGLFPNAGNYFDKAGFPFVAVEFDTHQNGWDPPFDHVGINIDSMASVKTVPWISSIPNGTETEVWITYDSIKKNLSVEFAYVDRESKKRSVGEISYEVDLRKILPQLVSIGFSGSTGNAFEINTISSWAFNSSSSFSYSSLNESVPLREKPSPFSDTNPEREERDLAVGFGIGFCFLIICLVLLHIRSRTKKMRQVENVDVSIVLQVSFGDEFQRGLGPKKFSSTELAEATKNFAEEDMLGEGGFGAVYRGFLKDLNSYVAVKRISSASKQGVKEYASEVKVISRLRHKNMVKLLGWCHEKDLLLVYEFMPQGSLDAHLFKGKSLLTWVLRYKIVQGLALALLYLHEEGDFCVIHRDIKSSNIMLDSDFNAKLGDFGLARLVDHAKGCQTTMLAGTMGYMAPEYLMSGKASKATDVYSFGVVALEIASGRKAADPKNAEEIRLVEWVWELHGTGNVLDAVDPKLCREFDEEQVKILILVGLWCVHPDHTFRPSIRQVINVLSFEAPLPTLPSQMPVLAYLTPSQEMFEMLRFLSSGDHDRHATHDNGVVTQTQNSNQDYTSISSKSSVTMSYMNSSSHSMSSSIEKLNVI; this is translated from the coding sequence ATGATTGCTGTTAATTTCATGAACTCTCTTGATCATAATCTGATTACCCTTTTCACCACCTGTagtttcttgtttcttgtacTCGCACCAGAAGCTGTAGCTTCCTCGGGCTTCAACATTAGCAGCTTTGATTCAAATAGTCCACAAATTAAGACAGAGGGAGATGCAAGCGTGGTGGTCGGTACGGTTCAACTTACCTTGAACTTGCGCGACAAGGGACAGGAAGGGAGTTCTGGTCGCGCAACTTACAAAGAAGCATTTCAGCTTTGGGACAACAAATCTGGAAATCTCTCAGGCTTCACTACCCATTTCACCTTCGTCATCAACTCGTTAGGGGGTTCAATTTACGGCGATGGTCTAACATTTTTTCTTGCACCATACTCCTTCCAATTTCCTTCTAATTTAACTGGTGGTGGTGGTCTTGGTTTGTTTCCGAATGCCGGTAACTACTTCGACAAAGCGGGTTTTCCATTTGTTGCAGTTGAGTTTGATACTCATCAAAATGGTTGGGATCCACCATTTGATCACGTAGGAATCAACATTGACTCCATGGCCTCTGTCAAAACTGTGCCTTGGATCAGCAGTATTCCGAATGGGACCGAGACAGAGGTATGGATCACATATGATTCAATCAAGAAAAATCTAAGTGTTGAGTTTGCTTATGTTGATAGGGAAAGTAAGAAACGCAGTGTAGGAGAAATCTCTTATGAGGTTGATCTGAGAAAAATCTTGCCTCAATTggtttctattggcttctccgGTAGCACTGGAAATGCATTTGAAATAAATACCATCTCTTCATGGGCTTTCAATTCAAGTTCATCTTTTTCTTATTCTAGTTTGAATGAATCTGTTCCATTAAGGGAGAAGCCAAGTCCATTTTCCGACACAAATCCGGAGCGGGAAGAAAGGGATTTGGCTGTAGGATTTGGTATTGGATTTTGTTTCTTGATCATTTGCCTAGTTTTACTTCATATCCGTTCGAGGACGAAGAAGATGAGACAAGTCGAAAATGTCGATGTTTCTATAGTAttacaagtctcttttggtgaTGAATTTCAAAGGGGATTAGGACCTAAGAAATTTTCTTCTACTGAATTGGCTGAGGCAACAAAAAACTTTGCAGAAGAAGATATGCTTGGAGAGGGAGGGTTCGGAGCGGTTTATCGAGGCTTTTTAAAAGACTTGAACTCCTATGTAGCTGTAAAGAGGATATCAAGTGCATCTAAACAGGGAGTCAAAGAATACGCATCAGAAGTGAAGGTCATTAGCCGATTAAGGCACAAAAATATGGTGAAGCTCCTTGGCTGGTGCCATGAAAAGGATCTCTTACTAGTTTATGAGTTCATGCCTCAAGGAAGCCTAGACGCTCACCTTTTCAAAGGTAAAAGCTTGTTGACATGGGTTTTGAGATACAAAATTGTTCAAGGATTGGCCTTGGCATTACTTTACCTACACGAAGAAGGTGATTTCTGCGTGATTCATAGAGACATTAAATCAAGCAACATTATGTTGGATTCCGACTTCAATGCAAAGCTTGGAGATTTCGGGTTAGCCAGGCTTGTTGACCACGCAAAAGGGTGTCAAACCACAATGCTGGCAGGGACCATGGGTTACATGGCCCCTGAATATCTAATGTCAGGCAAGGCTAGCAAAGCAACAGATGTATATAGTTTCGGAGTCGTTGCGTTGGAAATAGCTTCTGGTAGAAAGGCTGCGGATCCTAAGAACGCTGAAGAAATAAGACTAGTAGAATGGGTTTGGGAGTTGCATGGAACTGGGAATGTACTTGATGCAGTAGACCCCAAATTGTGCAGAGAGTTTGATGAGGAGCAAGTCAAGATATTGATCCTTGTAGGTCTATGGTGCGTACATCCAGACCACACATTCCGGCCTTCGATACGGCAAGTGATCAATGTTCTTAGTTTTGAGGCTCCATTGCCTACACTACCATCACAAATGCCAGTGCTAGCATATCTAACTCCGTCGCAAGAAATGTTTGAAATGCTGCGTTTCTTATCTTCTGGTGATCATGATCGTCATGCCACTCATGACAATGGAGTAGTTACCCAAACCCAGAATTCAAATCAAGATTacacctccatatcctcaaagTCTTCTGTAACTATGTCATATATGAATTCCTCTTCTCATTCCATGTCCTCTTCAATTGAAAAGTTGAATGTAATTTAA